In Wolbachia endosymbiont of Aedes albopictus, one DNA window encodes the following:
- the glmU gene encoding bifunctional UDP-N-acetylglucosamine diphosphorylase/glucosamine-1-phosphate N-acetyltransferase GlmU: MISKTHTFIILAAGHGRRMNSDLPKVLHKIGGFSMLQHVIYNAKQLNPENIAVVVDLPLIERLKCFKDIQLITQELTLGTGDAVKTAMRNLKELPDSSIIIVQYGDTPLIKSSTITKMVSCLEGKALVCLGFRTSNKEYGRLIIENGSLREIVEAKSDKNNHEEFLANAGIMVACAKNLRELVERIECNSSAHEYYLTDIVSIAVKSNLNVGHVITGGEEAMGINNRNDLIKAEFYFQENKRKFFTNSGVTLVAPETVFFSLDTQIARDSVIYPYGFFGTGVKIESGAKILPFSHLENCLIKSNVEVGPFTRIRGNTTIGNKAKIGNFVEVKTSEVGKNTRIKHLSYIGNAKVGQRSNIGAGTIVCNYDGKNKHETNIGSNCFVGANSSLVAPLNVHDDSVIAAGSVIVEDVPEKSLAIAREKQVIKRIK; encoded by the coding sequence GTGATAAGTAAAACTCATACGTTCATTATACTTGCTGCAGGGCATGGCAGGCGGATGAATTCAGATTTGCCTAAGGTCCTACACAAAATAGGCGGTTTTTCCATGCTCCAGCATGTCATTTACAATGCAAAACAGTTAAATCCTGAAAATATTGCTGTTGTAGTTGATCTGCCTTTAATTGAAAGACTAAAGTGCTTTAAGGATATACAGTTAATTACACAAGAATTAACACTTGGCACGGGAGATGCAGTCAAAACTGCGATGAGAAACCTGAAAGAATTGCCAGATTCGAGCATAATTATTGTGCAGTATGGAGATACCCCACTCATAAAAAGCAGCACAATAACTAAAATGGTTAGTTGCTTAGAAGGCAAGGCTCTAGTTTGCCTAGGTTTTAGGACAAGTAATAAAGAATACGGTAGGTTAATTATTGAGAATGGTTCCTTAAGAGAAATCGTAGAAGCAAAGAGTGATAAAAATAATCACGAAGAGTTTCTTGCAAATGCTGGAATAATGGTTGCATGTGCAAAGAATTTACGTGAATTGGTGGAGAGAATAGAGTGCAATAGCTCAGCTCATGAATATTACTTGACCGATATAGTTTCCATTGCAGTGAAGAGTAATTTAAATGTCGGTCACGTTATTACCGGTGGAGAAGAGGCAATGGGAATAAATAACAGAAATGACCTTATAAAAGCTGAATTTTACTTTCAAGAAAACAAAAGAAAATTTTTTACCAACTCTGGAGTAACGCTTGTTGCTCCAGAGACTGTTTTCTTTTCTCTTGATACGCAAATTGCCAGAGATTCAGTTATTTACCCATATGGTTTTTTCGGTACTGGAGTGAAAATAGAGTCTGGTGCAAAAATACTGCCATTTTCGCATTTAGAAAACTGCTTAATTAAAAGTAATGTTGAGGTCGGTCCATTTACCAGAATACGCGGAAACACAACAATTGGTAATAAGGCAAAAATAGGAAATTTTGTGGAAGTGAAAACAAGCGAAGTTGGTAAAAACACTAGAATAAAACACTTAAGTTATATAGGAAATGCTAAAGTAGGGCAGAGGAGTAATATAGGAGCAGGCACTATTGTCTGTAATTATGATGGGAAAAATAAACATGAGACGAATATAGGGAGCAATTGCTTTGTTGGTGCCAATAGCTCACTCGTTGCACCGCTTAATGTTCATGATGACTCTGTAATTGCGGCAGGTAGTGTTATAGTTGAGGATGTACCAGAAAAAAGCCTTGCAATAGCAAGAGAAAAGCAGGTGATTAAGAGAATAAAGTAA
- the rplU gene encoding 50S ribosomal protein L21, producing the protein MFAVIETGGKQYLVKEGSIIKVEKLEVEEKKEVEINKVICISNNGLSYSSNATVKAEVLEQCRGEKIIIFKKKRRKNYRRKTGHRQYITVLRINEINLQK; encoded by the coding sequence ATGTTTGCAGTAATTGAGACTGGTGGAAAGCAATATTTAGTAAAAGAAGGCAGTATAATAAAAGTAGAGAAGTTAGAAGTTGAAGAAAAAAAAGAGGTAGAAATCAATAAGGTGATTTGTATTTCAAATAATGGCTTATCTTATTCATCTAATGCCACTGTTAAAGCTGAAGTATTGGAGCAGTGTAGAGGAGAAAAAATTATAATCTTTAAGAAAAAAAGAAGAAAAAATTACCGTAGAAAGACTGGTCATAGGCAGTATATAACTGTTCTTCGTATCAATGAAATTAATCTTCAAAAGTAA
- the rpmA gene encoding 50S ribosomal protein L27, translating to MATKKSGGSSCNGRDSAGRRLGIKKNGKVIPGNIIVRQRGTKFHPGKNVGIGKDHTIFAKVEGWVSFRRSANKKTFIDILPTDNMKASA from the coding sequence ATGGCAACTAAAAAATCAGGTGGTAGTTCCTGTAATGGTAGAGATTCAGCAGGTCGTAGGTTAGGAATAAAGAAGAATGGGAAGGTTATTCCTGGTAACATAATTGTGCGCCAAAGAGGCACAAAATTCCATCCTGGGAAGAATGTTGGTATAGGTAAAGATCATACGATTTTTGCCAAAGTAGAAGGCTGGGTCAGCTTTAGAAGGTCAGCAAATAAAAAGACTTTTATTGATATCTTGCCCACAGATAATATGAAAGCTTCAGCTTGA
- the metK gene encoding methionine adenosyltransferase: MSLYKNLVTSESVAAGHPDKVADQISDAILDEYLFTDPFARAAIETLVTKDNVTIAGEVFGPNIKNSRIESIVRNTIKDIGYEHDGFHWRKVKVNILLHEQSNDIAIGLDQGAGDQGIMYGYATTETENLMPAPIFYAHSILKNIMSAVKEAKLGPDAKSQITLAYENNLPVRAESIIVSIQHPENLDQSKVKEIIYPYIVSSLPKGWICPEKNLLVNPTGRFVIGGPVSDCGLTGRKIMVDTYGGYIPHGGGAFSGKDATKVDRSAAYMARYLAKNIVFAGLAKRCLVQLSYAIGISKPTSFYIDTFGTNTVDEKRIKNFIEGSIDLSTKGIIKHLSLNRPIYKRTACYGHFGKESENDGGFSWENMDLSAEFCRELNMEGNSKISLDC; encoded by the coding sequence ATGAGTTTATATAAAAATTTAGTAACCAGTGAGTCAGTGGCGGCTGGTCATCCAGATAAAGTAGCAGATCAAATTTCAGATGCAATACTTGATGAATACCTTTTCACTGATCCTTTTGCGCGAGCTGCAATAGAGACTTTAGTCACCAAAGATAACGTTACTATAGCTGGGGAAGTATTCGGACCTAACATCAAAAATAGCAGGATTGAAAGTATTGTACGGAATACAATAAAAGATATTGGTTATGAGCATGATGGTTTCCACTGGAGAAAAGTGAAGGTAAATATACTGCTGCATGAGCAATCAAATGACATTGCAATAGGGTTGGATCAAGGTGCTGGGGATCAGGGCATAATGTATGGCTATGCAACAACAGAGACAGAAAACCTTATGCCAGCACCCATTTTTTATGCACACTCGATTCTGAAAAATATCATGAGCGCAGTTAAAGAAGCAAAGCTTGGTCCGGATGCAAAATCACAAATCACTTTGGCATATGAGAATAACCTCCCGGTACGTGCTGAAAGTATTATTGTCTCAATACAGCACCCTGAGAATTTGGATCAATCAAAAGTAAAAGAAATAATTTATCCTTACATAGTTTCATCTTTACCTAAAGGGTGGATATGTCCTGAGAAAAATCTCTTAGTCAATCCAACTGGTAGATTTGTTATTGGTGGACCGGTTAGTGATTGTGGATTAACCGGACGAAAAATTATGGTTGATACCTATGGAGGTTATATTCCACACGGTGGAGGGGCATTTTCCGGAAAAGATGCAACCAAAGTAGATAGATCTGCAGCTTATATGGCAAGATACCTTGCTAAAAACATTGTTTTTGCCGGCTTGGCCAAACGTTGCCTTGTACAGCTCTCTTATGCAATTGGTATCTCAAAACCTACTTCATTCTACATCGATACATTTGGTACAAATACAGTAGATGAAAAGAGGATTAAAAATTTTATTGAAGGTAGCATAGATTTATCAACAAAAGGCATAATCAAGCATTTATCGCTTAATCGCCCTATATATAAACGTACAGCCTGTTATGGACATTTTGGTAAAGAGTCAGAAAATGACGGTGGATTTTCTTGGGAGAATATGGACTTATCTGCTGAGTTTTGTAGAGAACTCAATATGGAAGGTAATAGTAAAATTTCTTTAGATTGCTAA
- a CDS encoding TenA family protein: protein MYNGIEEEFCSIAIKESSDLIDRIAEHPFYVELMNGKLSYKKFKFYVQQTFLYLVDCTRAFLIIAARANDIETMDKLTFIARKIFSMRSLCEEQFTECNSSDNHKRSKSSSAFIDFFMRAAYHNSVAEGLAASYPCFGMCQITFQHTVKDSIPSSNKYKKWINLYDTNIVDNTADAITEIVNKLYRESSNKEKKKMLEFFRNGFELEVIFWDEMYYSNISSKEY, encoded by the coding sequence GTGTATAACGGAATAGAAGAAGAATTCTGTAGCATAGCTATAAAAGAATCATCTGATCTTATTGATAGAATAGCAGAACATCCTTTTTATGTTGAATTGATGAATGGCAAATTAAGTTATAAGAAGTTCAAGTTCTATGTTCAACAGACTTTTTTATACTTAGTGGATTGCACTCGTGCTTTTTTAATTATTGCAGCTAGAGCTAATGATATTGAAACAATGGATAAATTAACCTTTATAGCTCGTAAAATATTCAGTATGCGAAGTCTATGTGAGGAGCAGTTTACAGAATGTAACTCATCCGATAATCACAAAAGATCGAAATCTAGTTCTGCCTTTATTGATTTCTTCATGCGTGCTGCATACCATAATTCAGTAGCTGAAGGCTTAGCAGCTTCTTATCCATGTTTTGGTATGTGTCAGATCACCTTTCAACATACGGTAAAAGATAGCATTCCTTCAAGCAATAAGTATAAAAAATGGATTAATCTCTATGATACTAATATAGTGGATAACACAGCTGATGCTATAACTGAGATTGTGAATAAGCTGTATAGAGAATCTAGTAATAAGGAGAAGAAAAAGATGCTCGAGTTTTTTCGTAACGGATTTGAACTTGAGGTAATATTCTGGGATGAGATGTATTACTCTAATATATCTAGCAAAGAATATTAG
- a CDS encoding TenA family protein, whose product MANNTLNVENFKFYAQQKTLFLGDYIRTTLITASRMEDYSSITSLTEVAQRVVTVNRVLYDYYFTMYSISRGKKSLECFNFTNFLLSISYSNTYEAMTVLYSCMFIYKTVVDSMKNRFKRNNKYRDWFYFCYSDSVKSGCIILENIIDGYCSRARENEKSKMLELFRITAQFVLDFLNGAYNFSRFNQFPKEH is encoded by the coding sequence TTGGCGAATAACACCCTAAATGTAGAGAATTTCAAATTCTATGCTCAACAAAAGACGTTGTTCTTAGGTGATTATATTCGTACCACCTTAATTACTGCATCCAGAATGGAAGATTATAGTAGTATTACCTCGCTTACTGAAGTAGCCCAAAGAGTAGTGACTGTTAATAGAGTGCTATATGACTACTACTTTACTATGTACAGTATAAGTCGTGGAAAGAAATCTCTTGAGTGTTTTAATTTCACTAATTTTCTTTTATCCATCTCGTATAGTAATACCTATGAGGCTATGACGGTTTTGTATTCTTGCATGTTTATATACAAGACTGTCGTTGATAGCATGAAAAATAGATTCAAAAGAAATAATAAATATAGGGATTGGTTTTATTTTTGTTACAGTGATTCAGTAAAGTCTGGATGTATTATTTTGGAAAATATTATTGATGGATATTGCAGCAGAGCAAGAGAAAATGAAAAGAGCAAAATGCTTGAGTTGTTTAGAATAACTGCACAATTTGTGTTAGATTTTTTGAACGGTGCATATAATTTTTCAAGATTCAATCAATTTCCTAAGGAACATTGA
- a CDS encoding cytochrome c oxidase subunit 3 has protein sequence MKSKEHDFHLVDPSPWPIAISAAILILALGLVGALHKQIFGMFCLVLGISAVSGVLFYWWRDVIREAIYDKCHTTIVKHGLKFAMYLFILSEVVFFIVFFCSFFKAWLDPVFLFEAFSPAKKIEWPPGGILPPDPWSLPFMNTLILLLSGTTITWANHSLLENDKKSMIKMLSITILLGVFFIIVQAIEYHEASFSLQETGEKLIYTSNFYMITGFHCAHVIIGIIFLSVCLFRAWKGQFTPQEHLCFEFASWYWHFVDVVWMFLFLFVYWLSVY, from the coding sequence ATGAAAAGTAAAGAACATGATTTTCATTTAGTGGACCCAAGTCCTTGGCCAATTGCTATATCAGCAGCAATTCTTATTCTTGCACTTGGATTAGTTGGTGCGCTTCATAAACAAATTTTCGGAATGTTTTGTTTAGTTCTGGGAATCTCCGCAGTATCAGGGGTGCTGTTCTATTGGTGGAGAGATGTAATAAGGGAGGCCATTTATGATAAATGTCATACTACCATTGTAAAACATGGACTCAAATTTGCAATGTACTTATTTATTCTCTCGGAGGTCGTATTTTTTATAGTGTTCTTTTGTTCATTCTTTAAAGCCTGGCTTGATCCAGTTTTTTTATTTGAGGCGTTTTCTCCTGCAAAAAAAATTGAATGGCCCCCTGGGGGAATTTTGCCACCTGATCCGTGGTCACTACCATTCATGAATACATTAATATTATTGCTTTCTGGTACAACAATTACTTGGGCAAATCACTCTTTACTTGAAAATGATAAAAAGAGCATGATTAAAATGCTGTCCATAACTATATTGCTTGGGGTTTTTTTTATAATAGTGCAAGCAATAGAGTATCATGAAGCGAGTTTTTCTCTACAAGAAACAGGAGAAAAGCTTATTTATACATCCAATTTTTATATGATTACTGGTTTTCACTGCGCACACGTTATAATAGGAATAATATTTTTATCAGTGTGTTTATTTAGAGCGTGGAAAGGCCAGTTTACACCTCAGGAACATTTGTGCTTTGAGTTTGCCTCCTGGTATTGGCACTTTGTAGATGTAGTCTGGATGTTTTTATTTTTGTTTGTCTATTGGTTAAGCGTTTATTAA
- the ruvC gene encoding crossover junction endodeoxyribonuclease RuvC codes for MVKIIGLDPGISKTGWAIIDLNEKNNIEFLGGGTISTDNKLNTDERLYVIFEQLKKVISLYSPNEAAVEKIFVNKNPKSSLTLGYARGVVILALKITKLTMNEYDANYVKKSITGNGHADKDQIIFMVKQIVKNLSIKCHHAADALAVAICHAYTKGSCFVE; via the coding sequence GTGGTTAAAATAATAGGTCTAGATCCAGGGATAAGCAAGACGGGGTGGGCCATTATTGATCTAAACGAAAAAAATAATATTGAATTTTTGGGCGGCGGTACCATATCAACTGACAATAAGCTCAATACAGATGAACGCCTATATGTGATTTTTGAACAATTAAAGAAAGTAATTTCCCTATACTCTCCGAATGAAGCTGCGGTGGAGAAAATTTTTGTTAATAAAAATCCTAAATCTTCACTAACTTTAGGATATGCAAGAGGGGTTGTAATTTTAGCGTTAAAAATAACAAAGCTAACTATGAATGAATATGATGCAAACTATGTAAAAAAAAGCATTACCGGAAATGGCCATGCTGATAAGGATCAGATTATATTTATGGTGAAGCAAATAGTTAAAAATTTGAGTATAAAATGCCACCATGCCGCTGATGCTCTTGCTGTAGCAATTTGTCATGCTTATACGAAAGGTTCTTGTTTTGTTGAGTAA
- the ruvX gene encoding Holliday junction resolvase RuvX: MLHRNPDEFLKSIPKDKRIMCLDMGEKQIGIAFSDKTQLIATVHSVYYRKNMSKDLGYLHRIFKENEAGSMVIGLPLKMDEQETKWCKIIIQFANKIIKKYKVNIYLQDESFSTSIATHTLKITGISITKSKKIDDKISACIILQRTLDKINTIK, encoded by the coding sequence ATGCTACATAGAAATCCAGATGAGTTTCTAAAGTCTATTCCAAAAGATAAGCGCATAATGTGCCTTGACATGGGAGAAAAGCAAATAGGCATAGCATTTAGCGATAAAACACAGCTTATAGCCACAGTTCATAGTGTATATTATAGGAAAAATATGAGCAAAGATTTAGGTTATCTGCATAGAATATTCAAAGAAAATGAAGCTGGATCAATGGTAATAGGACTACCATTAAAAATGGACGAACAAGAAACTAAATGGTGTAAAATCATAATCCAATTCGCAAATAAAATAATAAAAAAATATAAAGTAAATATATACTTACAAGACGAAAGCTTCTCAACATCTATCGCAACTCATACACTAAAAATTACTGGCATATCAATCACAAAATCGAAAAAAATAGATGATAAAATCTCCGCATGTATTATTTTGCAACGAACGTTAGACAAGATAAATACAATCAAATAG
- a CDS encoding penicillin-binding transpeptidase domain-containing protein: MWTKNKVFNRRAFILGGIQLTISAVFSCRLYNLQIRNRQKYEALSNSNRIRVATIMPKRGKILDRNSIELAVNKISYVVLFDGSGKEVDLQTLSEVESKIAKSSEKITALYKRYYPFGSMCSHVIGYTKRQQGISEVGISGIEYTYDHILKGKSGKSEQEINSKKRVIKELSSIPQQDGQDVQLTIDINLQEKTAEVFKDHQGSAVVIDVNNGEILALYNSPSYDNNLFASRLSNETWESLNAPSLPLVNRALSYQIPPGSIFKVIVALAGLKDGIITPEEKFSCKGYMKIGERKFRCLKSKVHGYVSLNEAMALSCNTYFYNIGKKISVDSLVEMARKFGIGSGPLIGTFKEEAPGLLPDRDWRTRKLYSQWYLGDTINLVIGQGYMLTTPLQLAVLAARIATGKEVIPHIKMSNTVQNFPDIDVDYEHFSIIRKAMFEVVNSNYRKGLSGIQIAGKTATPEINSKGESHKLFIAYGPYHNPRYAISVFIEHGKAPRQDVAIANEIFQYMLETMSIRLLA; encoded by the coding sequence ATGTGGACAAAAAACAAAGTCTTCAACCGCAGAGCATTCATATTAGGTGGTATTCAGCTTACCATTTCTGCGGTTTTTAGTTGCAGGTTATATAATTTACAAATACGAAACAGACAAAAGTACGAAGCACTATCTAATAGTAATAGAATAAGAGTTGCTACTATTATGCCTAAGCGGGGCAAAATTTTAGATAGGAATAGCATTGAACTTGCGGTAAACAAAATTTCGTATGTTGTTTTGTTTGATGGTTCTGGTAAGGAAGTTGATTTGCAGACATTATCAGAAGTCGAGTCTAAAATAGCAAAATCGTCAGAAAAAATAACTGCTCTTTATAAACGTTATTACCCGTTTGGTTCAATGTGTTCTCATGTAATCGGATATACAAAAAGACAGCAAGGCATAAGCGAAGTAGGAATCAGCGGTATTGAATATACATATGATCATATATTGAAAGGCAAGTCAGGAAAATCTGAGCAGGAAATAAATTCTAAAAAACGCGTCATAAAAGAATTATCAAGCATACCACAACAAGACGGACAAGATGTACAACTGACAATCGATATTAATCTGCAAGAGAAAACCGCAGAGGTATTTAAAGATCACCAAGGCTCCGCAGTGGTAATTGATGTAAATAATGGAGAAATTTTAGCATTATATAATTCACCTTCTTACGATAATAATCTTTTTGCTAGCAGGCTATCAAATGAGACTTGGGAGAGCTTGAATGCTCCTTCATTGCCGCTCGTGAATCGTGCGTTATCATATCAAATTCCACCTGGTTCAATATTTAAAGTAATAGTTGCGCTTGCGGGTTTAAAAGACGGGATAATAACACCAGAAGAGAAATTCTCGTGCAAGGGCTATATGAAAATAGGTGAGCGGAAATTTCGTTGTCTGAAAAGCAAAGTCCATGGGTATGTATCTTTAAATGAGGCAATGGCATTATCATGCAACACTTACTTTTATAATATAGGGAAAAAAATAAGTGTAGACTCTCTGGTAGAAATGGCCAGAAAATTTGGTATTGGAAGTGGGCCACTGATTGGAACGTTTAAAGAAGAAGCTCCAGGGTTGTTGCCAGATAGAGATTGGCGTACACGAAAGCTATATTCGCAGTGGTATTTAGGTGACACTATCAACTTAGTTATAGGACAAGGGTATATGCTTACAACACCACTACAGCTTGCAGTTCTTGCAGCGAGGATTGCAACAGGAAAAGAGGTAATTCCCCACATTAAAATGAGTAATACAGTGCAAAATTTCCCTGACATTGATGTAGATTATGAGCATTTTAGTATAATTCGAAAAGCTATGTTTGAAGTGGTGAATTCTAACTATAGAAAAGGGCTAAGCGGCATACAAATTGCCGGCAAAACCGCTACACCAGAGATAAACTCTAAGGGTGAAAGTCATAAGTTATTTATCGCTTATGGTCCTTACCATAACCCGCGCTACGCAATCTCTGTGTTTATAGAACACGGCAAAGCCCCGCGCCAAGATGTTGCTATAGCTAATGAAATATTTCAATATATGCTTGAAACTATGAGTATTAGACTTCTTGCATAA
- a CDS encoding polysaccharide deacetylase family protein yields MFIRIITFLLLYSSAVFCGDCNFNLPYCGLSCNLDLSYRNLSNVKKLLNNDDKFVALTFDDGPSNNRVNDIINVLESYEAKATFFVLGEHINKKTYEIVKKIHEAGHELGNHSWSHRKLTSLSSEEQLQELEKTNTAIKNAIKQDVKWFRPPYGCHDDNLIENTDQLNMYSILWTVDSLDWQGDKPETLVERVLSNVHNGAVILFHDHNNRSNTIEALPHIIKILKKSGYKFVTLSEWEKRVCNTVKARSVTIKEGKKVRFEGMLCGQKTKSSTAEHSY; encoded by the coding sequence ATGTTTATAAGGATAATAACTTTTCTTTTGCTATACTCAAGCGCGGTTTTCTGTGGTGATTGTAATTTTAATTTACCATACTGTGGGCTCAGTTGTAATCTGGATCTATCATATAGAAATTTAAGTAATGTAAAAAAATTGTTGAATAACGACGATAAGTTTGTTGCGCTTACGTTTGATGATGGGCCTTCCAACAATAGAGTAAACGATATTATTAATGTTCTGGAAAGCTATGAAGCAAAAGCAACATTTTTTGTGCTTGGTGAACATATAAATAAAAAAACATATGAGATAGTAAAGAAAATCCATGAAGCAGGTCATGAGTTAGGCAATCACTCTTGGTCGCATAGGAAGTTGACATCACTTTCAAGTGAGGAACAATTGCAAGAATTGGAAAAGACAAATACAGCAATTAAAAATGCAATAAAACAAGATGTAAAATGGTTTCGCCCGCCATATGGATGTCATGACGATAATCTGATTGAAAATACTGATCAATTAAATATGTATTCAATATTATGGACAGTTGATTCGCTAGATTGGCAAGGTGATAAGCCAGAAACTTTAGTTGAAAGAGTTTTAAGTAATGTACATAATGGAGCAGTTATACTGTTTCATGATCACAATAACAGGTCAAACACAATTGAAGCTTTACCTCATATTATTAAAATACTAAAAAAATCAGGTTATAAGTTTGTGACCTTAAGTGAGTGGGAAAAAAGGGTTTGTAATACGGTAAAAGCCAGAAGTGTAACAATAAAAGAGGGGAAAAAAGTGCGTTTTGAAGGAATGTTATGTGGACAAAAAACAAAGTCTTCAACCGCAGAGCATTCATATTAG
- a CDS encoding YifB family Mg chelatase-like AAA ATPase, with protein MIANINTVALQGISTVNVNAQIHMANGIPAFNIVGLPDKTVAESKERIRAALNSINLLLPPKRITVNLSPADLLKEGSHYDLAIAIGLLVVMNVIPVEKVQSYIIMGELALDSRVIPVSGVLPTAINAKKDNKGVICPRGNGVEAVWVKNVSILAIEKLTDIIRHFKGEQLIQPVIFNYSDAPQEKRLIPDMKDIKGQVVAKRAAEIAAAGGHNMLLVGPPGTGKSMLAKRFIGLLPDLTEQEMIDVNIISSITKTGNEIFKVTRPFREPHHSCSMPAMIGGGKNAKPGEITMAHNGVLFLDELPEFPRLVLDSLRQPLEDRKVTVARANAHITYPANFQLIAAMNPCRCGYLGDASRSCNKAPKCGTDYKNKISGPLLDRIDICIEMPNVSILSPEISVEGESTKIIRERVIAARKVQTERYSELNIRCNSEVSGEAFNKFTEPDQAGLELLKYVLKENYISNRGYTRVLKVARTIADLAKSEEVKRAHIAEALNYRIRIY; from the coding sequence ATGATTGCAAATATAAATACCGTTGCGCTTCAGGGAATTAGCACAGTAAATGTCAATGCACAAATTCATATGGCAAATGGTATTCCAGCTTTTAATATTGTTGGATTGCCGGATAAAACTGTTGCGGAATCCAAAGAGCGCATCAGAGCAGCATTAAATTCAATCAATCTACTACTACCTCCAAAAAGAATTACAGTTAATCTCTCCCCTGCGGATTTACTGAAAGAAGGTAGTCATTATGACTTGGCTATTGCTATTGGACTACTTGTTGTAATGAATGTGATACCAGTTGAAAAAGTTCAGTCTTATATAATCATGGGTGAACTGGCTCTTGATAGCAGAGTTATTCCAGTTTCAGGTGTGCTGCCAACAGCAATTAATGCAAAAAAGGACAATAAAGGAGTAATTTGTCCGAGAGGAAATGGTGTAGAAGCTGTATGGGTGAAGAATGTTTCAATTCTGGCTATAGAGAAATTAACTGATATTATCAGACACTTTAAGGGTGAGCAATTAATTCAGCCAGTAATTTTTAATTATAGTGATGCACCCCAAGAAAAAAGATTGATTCCCGATATGAAGGATATCAAAGGCCAAGTTGTTGCAAAAAGAGCAGCTGAAATTGCAGCAGCAGGTGGGCATAATATGCTTCTTGTTGGCCCTCCTGGTACTGGAAAATCAATGCTTGCTAAGCGCTTTATAGGGTTGCTGCCTGATTTGACCGAACAGGAGATGATTGATGTTAATATTATTTCCAGCATAACAAAAACTGGTAATGAAATATTCAAAGTAACTCGCCCCTTTCGTGAACCTCATCACTCATGTTCCATGCCAGCAATGATAGGAGGAGGAAAGAATGCAAAACCTGGAGAAATTACCATGGCTCACAACGGCGTGTTATTCCTTGATGAGTTGCCAGAATTTCCAAGACTTGTGCTTGATTCTCTGCGCCAACCACTTGAAGATAGAAAAGTTACCGTTGCAAGGGCAAATGCTCACATAACCTACCCTGCAAATTTTCAACTGATTGCTGCAATGAACCCTTGCAGGTGCGGTTATTTAGGTGATGCAAGCAGATCGTGCAACAAAGCTCCAAAGTGTGGCACAGATTACAAAAACAAAATATCAGGCCCATTGCTTGATAGAATAGACATATGCATTGAAATGCCAAACGTTAGCATACTCTCTCCTGAAATCTCTGTGGAGGGAGAAAGTACTAAAATCATAAGAGAAAGAGTGATAGCAGCAAGAAAAGTTCAAACTGAGCGCTATAGTGAATTAAATATTCGTTGCAATTCAGAAGTAAGCGGTGAAGCATTTAATAAATTTACTGAACCAGATCAGGCAGGGTTAGAATTGCTAAAATACGTACTGAAAGAAAATTACATTTCCAATCGAGGCTACACACGCGTATTAAAAGTTGCAAGAACTATTGCAGATCTTGCAAAAAGTGAAGAAGTAAAAAGAGCACACATTGCTGAAGCGCTGAATTACAGAATAAGGATATATTAA